A portion of the Lolium rigidum isolate FL_2022 chromosome 1, APGP_CSIRO_Lrig_0.1, whole genome shotgun sequence genome contains these proteins:
- the LOC124683348 gene encoding probable 1-acyl-sn-glycerol-3-phosphate acyltransferase 5: MNDSSGSQHQHVNGKTKQLQFVGSPILNNGPKHRPLTPMRRFRGIACVGTILSTAFLLIVYIAPVTTFLVRLFSVHYSRKTTSFLFGMWLSLWPFLFEKINKTKVVFSGENVPPAKRVLLFANHRTEVDWMYLWNLALRKGQLGYIKYILKSSLMKLPVLSWAFHLFEFIPVERKWEIDERIIQNRLSKFRDPRDPLWLAVFPEGTDYTQQKCIKSQEYAVEHGLPVLENVLLPKTKGFIICLEELRSSLDAGNQSYTPPYLFLCYQRSV; this comes from the exons ATGAATGATTCAAGTGGTTCCCAACATCAGCATGTCAATGGAAAGACAAAGCAATTGCAGTTCGTAGGTTCACCTATTCTGAACAATGGACCAAAGCACCGTCCGTTGACTCCCATGAGACGATTCCGTGGCATAGCGTGTGTGGGAACCATACTGTCAACAGCATTCCTGCTGATAGTTTACATAGCTCCTGTAACTACCTTCCTTGTACGGTTGTTCAGTGTGCATTACAGCCGAAAGACAACTTCTTTTCTATTTGGAATGTGGTTATCATTGTGGCCATTTTTGTttgagaaaataaacaagaccAAAGTAGTTTTTTCTGGTGAAAATGTGCCTCCAGCAAAGCGTGTATTGTTATTCGCCAACCACAGAACCGAGGTTGACTGGATGTACTTGTGGAATCTTGCATTGAGGAAAGGCCAATTGGGATATATCAAGTATATCCTAAAGAGCAGCTTGATGAAACTACCTGTTCTTAGCTGGGCATTTCATCTTTTTGAGTTTATCCCAGTAGAACGAAAATGGgagattgatgaaagaattatacAGAACAGATTATCAAAATTTAGGGACCCCAGGGATCCTCTATGGTTGGCAGTTTTTCCAGAAGGCACGGATTATAC tcagcaaaaatGCATCAAGAGTCAAGAATATGCAGTCGAGCATGGTCTGCCTGTACTAGAGAATGTCCTTCTTCCGAAAACAAAGGGGTTCATTATTTGTTTGGAAGAGCTTAGAAGCTCCTTAGATGCAGGTAACCAATCCTACACCCCACCATATTTATTTCTCTGCTATCAACGAAGTGTTTAA